ACGGGCGGATCCCCGAGCAGTGCGGCGGCGATCCGCAGCCGCTGCCGCATCGCGGGGGAGTACGTCGCCACGCGCCGCCGCGGCTCCCGCGCCAGCCCCGTCTCCGCGAGGACCTCGGCCACCCGGCCGGCCCCGATGCCGTGGGCGCGGGCCAGCGCCCGCAGGCAGGCCCCCGCGGTGCGCCGGCCGCGCAGCGCGGCCGGCTCGGGCAGGGCCCCGATCTGGTGCGGGCTGCGCGGGCGGCCGCGCAGCGGGACGCCGCCCACGGCGACCGTGCCCGCGGTCGGGGAGTCCAGCCCCAGGATCAGACGCAGCGCGCTGGTCTTGCCGGCCCCGGCGGGGCCGAGCACCGCCGTGACCGTCCCCGGTCCCGCCGTGAGGGACAGCCGGTCGACGGCGGCGCGGCCGCCGTGCATCTTGGTGAGTTCCTTGACCTCGATCACGCGGCCCACCCTGCCGGGAGACCCGCCCCGAGGACATCGGGCCGTCGGCGGCAAGCACGGGGGGAGCCACCGCCCCGGGGTGTAAGCCCGGGGGCCGATGTCCGCACGTGGGCCCGCTGGTTACCGTCACGGCATGGACACCCCACCCAGGAATGCGAAGAGCACGGAGCGCGCCGAGAGCGCCGACCAGCGTGTGCAGGGCTCCGGCGGCCCCGCGCCGAAACCGGCGTCGGCCGCCGCGGCGTGGGGCGGAGCCGTCCTCTACCTCCTCATCCCGGGCCTGCTGATCGGAGGCGTCCCGTACGCGGCCGGGCCGCTCCTCGGGGCGGTGCTGCTGCTCGCCGTGACCCCGCTCTACGGACTGCTGCGGCGCCGGCCCCTGGTGGCGCTGACCTTGACCCTCCTCGGGGGCGCGCTCGTCGCGGGCGCTAGCAGGGACCACACCCCGGGCCGGTTCCTGGTGTTCATGGCCTCGGACCTCGCGCTCGGCTTCATCGTCGCCACGCGCTCCCGGCGGGACGCGCTCATCGCCACCGCCATGGTGGTCGTCATCGAGCTCCCCGCCGTCGGACTGCTGTCGGTCGGGCCCTACGACATGATGAGCACCGGCCTGATCGCCTCCCTCTCCCTGGGCGCCGTCTACATGACCGGTCTGCGGTTCCGCGAGCGCCGGGAGCACACGGTGGAACTGCGGTCGAAGGAGGTCTCCGAGGCGGTGACCGCGGAACGGCTGCGCATCGCACGCGAGTTGCACGACATGGTCGCCCACAGCGTCGGCGTGATCGCCATCCAGGCCGGTGTGGGCAGCCGGGTCATCGAGACGCAGCCGGCGGAGGCCCGCGCCGCCCTGCAGGCCATCGAGGCCACCAGCCGGGAAACCCTGTCGGGCCTTCGCCGTACACTG
Above is a genomic segment from Streptomyces sp. NBC_01233 containing:
- a CDS encoding sensor histidine kinase, encoding MDTPPRNAKSTERAESADQRVQGSGGPAPKPASAAAAWGGAVLYLLIPGLLIGGVPYAAGPLLGAVLLLAVTPLYGLLRRRPLVALTLTLLGGALVAGASRDHTPGRFLVFMASDLALGFIVATRSRRDALIATAMVVVIELPAVGLLSVGPYDMMSTGLIASLSLGAVYMTGLRFRERREHTVELRSKEVSEAVTAERLRIARELHDMVAHSVGVIAIQAGVGSRVIETQPAEARAALQAIEATSRETLSGLRRTLVALRQAQPDGLHGQAPLGPAPGLADLGALVATTAAAGVRVDVRREGEERQLPPDIDLSAYRIVQEALTNVVRHAGTGHCRVTIGYGEQELTVEVVDDGRGTTEDIGSTGFGITGMRERVSLLHGRFAAGPRSTGGFLVEAALPLPPLLPVTAAAAGAEGGGGAR